In one Streptomyces venezuelae genomic region, the following are encoded:
- a CDS encoding DUF937 domain-containing protein: MTDDSQTSEPRSFEQDVLDELGDDRLQEIAGLLDTDASGAQDVVGTTVSALSGDIQGRAADPAEADEVRQAFDEVGPADPTLQGVATLGGLGGLAGGGMMAGMLAKMSRPVANAVSKKTGIPAAKVTRVIEMLIPVVLAVLSKRAARTKGPGGAPSGSAPSSGGGLGDLLGQILGGKK; this comes from the coding sequence ATGACCGATGATTCCCAGACCTCTGAGCCCCGGTCCTTCGAGCAGGACGTCCTGGACGAGCTCGGCGACGACCGGCTCCAGGAGATCGCGGGCCTGCTCGACACGGACGCGTCCGGCGCGCAGGACGTCGTGGGCACGACCGTGTCCGCGCTCTCCGGAGACATCCAGGGCCGCGCCGCCGACCCCGCGGAGGCCGACGAGGTGCGGCAGGCCTTCGACGAGGTCGGGCCCGCCGATCCGACCCTGCAAGGTGTGGCCACCCTCGGCGGCCTCGGTGGGCTCGCCGGGGGCGGGATGATGGCCGGCATGCTCGCGAAGATGAGCAGGCCGGTGGCGAACGCGGTCTCCAAGAAGACCGGCATTCCGGCGGCGAAGGTCACGCGTGTGATCGAGATGCTGATCCCCGTGGTGCTCGCGGTGCTCTCCAAGAGGGCGGCGCGGACCAAGGGACCCGGCGGCGCCCCGAGCGGCTCCGCGCCCTCCTCCGGCGGCGGCCTCGGTGATCTGCTGGGCCAGATCCTGGGCGGCAAGAAGTAG
- a CDS encoding ATP-dependent RecD-like DNA helicase — MSSPAAATAVLEGVLERITYANEETGYTVARVDTGRGSGDLLTVVGALLGAQAGESLRMHGRWGSHPQYGKQFTVENYTTVLPATIQGIRRYLGSGLIKGIGPVMADRITTHFGVDTLDIIETAPKRLVEVPGLGPKRTKMIAAAWEEQKAIKEVMVFLQGVGVSTSIAVRIYKKYADASISVVKNEPYRLAADVWGIGFLTADRIAQSVGIPHDSPERVKAGLQYALSQSTDQGNCYLPEERLIADAVKLLQVDTGLVIDCLAELAGEEEGVVREALPDPDGGDDIAAVYLVPFHRAELSLAGQLLRLLKAGDDRMPAFRDVAWDKALAWLAARTGAELAPEQKEAVRLALTQKVAVLTGGPGCGKSFTVRSVVELARAKKAKVVLAAPTGRAAKRLAELTGAEASTVHRLLELKPGGDAAYDKERPLDADLVVVDEASMLDLLLANKLVKAVPPGAHLLFVGDVDQLPSVGAGEVLRDMLSDESPIPAVRLTRIFRQAQESGVVTNAHRINSGVPPITQGMKDFFLFVEEETEDAGRVTVDVAAHRIPKKFGLDPRRDVQVLAPMHRGPAGAGNLNGLLQQAITPARPDLPEKRFGGRVFRVGDKVTQIRNNYEKGQNGVFNGTVGVVTALDADEQRLTVRTDEDEEVPYDFDELDELAHAYAVTIHRSQGSEYPAVVIPVTTGAWMMLQRNLLYTAVTRAKRLVVLVGSRKALGQAVRTVSAGRRCTALDFRLSGLPGRRGAGPGRFDRSNE, encoded by the coding sequence ATGTCGAGTCCAGCTGCGGCGACGGCGGTGCTCGAGGGGGTCCTCGAACGCATCACGTACGCCAACGAAGAGACGGGTTACACGGTCGCGCGCGTCGACACGGGCCGCGGCTCCGGTGACCTGCTCACCGTCGTCGGCGCGCTGCTCGGCGCCCAGGCGGGCGAATCGCTGCGGATGCACGGCCGCTGGGGCTCCCACCCGCAGTACGGCAAGCAGTTCACGGTCGAGAACTACACGACGGTGCTGCCCGCCACCATCCAGGGCATCCGCCGCTATCTCGGCTCCGGCCTCATCAAGGGCATCGGCCCGGTCATGGCCGACCGCATCACCACCCACTTCGGCGTCGACACCCTCGACATCATCGAGACGGCGCCGAAGCGCCTCGTCGAGGTGCCGGGCCTCGGCCCCAAGCGGACGAAGATGATCGCCGCCGCCTGGGAGGAGCAGAAGGCCATCAAGGAAGTCATGGTCTTCCTCCAGGGAGTCGGTGTCTCCACCTCGATCGCCGTGCGCATCTACAAGAAGTACGCGGACGCGTCGATCTCCGTGGTGAAGAACGAGCCCTACCGCCTCGCCGCGGACGTCTGGGGCATCGGTTTCCTCACCGCCGACCGCATCGCGCAGTCCGTGGGCATCCCGCACGACAGCCCGGAGCGCGTCAAGGCCGGTCTCCAGTACGCCCTTTCGCAATCCACCGACCAGGGGAACTGCTACCTCCCCGAGGAGCGCCTCATCGCCGACGCGGTGAAGCTCCTCCAGGTCGACACGGGCCTGGTCATCGACTGCCTGGCCGAGCTCGCCGGGGAGGAGGAGGGCGTCGTCCGCGAGGCGCTGCCCGACCCGGACGGGGGCGACGACATCGCCGCCGTCTACCTCGTGCCGTTCCACCGCGCCGAACTGTCCCTGGCCGGACAGCTGTTGCGGCTCCTCAAGGCCGGCGACGACCGCATGCCCGCCTTCCGGGACGTCGCCTGGGACAAGGCGCTGGCCTGGCTCGCGGCCCGCACGGGCGCCGAGCTCGCGCCCGAGCAGAAGGAGGCGGTCAGGCTCGCCCTGACGCAGAAGGTCGCCGTCCTGACCGGCGGGCCCGGCTGCGGCAAGTCCTTCACGGTCCGCTCGGTCGTCGAGCTGGCCCGCGCGAAGAAGGCGAAGGTCGTCCTCGCCGCCCCGACCGGCCGCGCCGCCAAGCGCCTCGCCGAGCTCACCGGAGCCGAGGCCTCCACCGTGCACCGCCTGCTCGAACTGAAGCCCGGGGGAGACGCGGCGTACGACAAGGAGCGGCCGCTCGACGCCGATCTGGTCGTCGTCGACGAGGCGTCGATGCTCGATCTGCTGCTCGCCAACAAACTGGTGAAGGCCGTCCCGCCCGGCGCCCACCTGCTCTTCGTGGGCGACGTGGACCAGCTGCCCAGCGTCGGCGCGGGAGAAGTGCTGCGCGACATGCTCAGCGACGAGAGCCCGATCCCCGCCGTCCGCCTCACCCGCATCTTCCGGCAGGCCCAGGAGTCGGGTGTCGTCACCAACGCCCACCGCATCAACTCCGGTGTCCCGCCCATCACCCAGGGCATGAAGGACTTCTTCCTCTTCGTCGAGGAGGAGACCGAGGACGCGGGTCGCGTGACGGTGGACGTCGCCGCGCACCGCATCCCCAAGAAGTTCGGCCTGGACCCGCGGCGCGATGTGCAGGTCCTCGCCCCGATGCACCGCGGTCCCGCCGGCGCGGGAAACCTCAACGGCCTCCTCCAGCAGGCCATCACACCCGCCCGGCCCGACCTGCCCGAGAAGCGGTTCGGCGGCCGGGTGTTCCGTGTGGGGGACAAGGTCACTCAAATCCGCAACAACTACGAAAAAGGGCAGAACGGCGTCTTCAACGGCACGGTCGGCGTCGTCACGGCCCTCGACGCCGACGAGCAGCGGCTCACCGTCCGGACGGACGAGGACGAGGAAGTTCCGTACGACTTCGACGAACTGGACGAGCTCGCCCACGCCTATGCGGTGACCATTCACCGCTCCCAGGGCAGTGAATATCCGGCGGTGGTGATCCCGGTCACCACCGGCGCGTGGATGATGCTGCAGCGCAACCTGCTCTACACCGCCGTGACACGCGCCAAGAGGCTGGTCGTTCTGGTCGGTTCGCGCAAGGCTCTGGGGCAGGCAGTGCGCACGGTCTCCGCGGGCAGGCGCTGCACGGCCCTGGACTTCCGGCTTTCCGGGCTTCCCGGGCGCCGCGGAGCAGGCCCTGGACGTTTTGATCGATCAAACGAGTAG
- a CDS encoding citrate synthase, which produces MSENANNGVVLRYGDDEYTYPVIESTVGDKGFDIGKLRAQTGLVTLDSGYGNTAAYKSAITYLDGEQGILRYRGYPIEQLAERSTFTEVAYLLINGELPKVDELATFKNEITQHTLLHEDVKRFYDGFPRDAHPMAMLSSVVSALSTFYQDSHNPFDEKQRHLSTIRLLAKLPTIAAYAYKKSQGHPVVYPRNDLGYVENFLRMTFSVPAAEYELDPVVVNALDKLLILHADHEQNCSTSTVRLVGSSQANMFASISAGISALWGPLHGGANQSVLEMLEGIQASGGDVDTFIRKVKNKEDGVKLMGFGHRVYKNFDPRAKIIKAAAHDVLSALGKSDELLDIALKLEEHALADDYFVERKLYPNVDFYTGLIYRAMGFPTEMFTVLFALGRLPGWIAQWHEMIKEPGSRIGRPRQIYTGEVLRDFVPVEGR; this is translated from the coding sequence GTGAGCGAGAACGCTAACAACGGTGTAGTACTGCGGTACGGCGACGACGAGTACACCTACCCGGTGATCGAGTCGACCGTGGGCGACAAGGGCTTCGACATCGGGAAGCTCCGCGCCCAGACCGGTCTGGTGACCCTGGACAGCGGCTATGGCAACACCGCCGCCTATAAATCCGCCATCACCTATCTCGACGGCGAACAGGGCATCCTCCGGTACCGCGGCTACCCGATCGAGCAGCTGGCCGAGCGCTCCACCTTCACCGAGGTGGCGTACCTCCTGATCAACGGCGAGCTGCCGAAGGTCGACGAGCTGGCCACCTTCAAGAACGAGATCACGCAGCACACCCTGCTGCACGAGGACGTCAAGCGGTTCTACGACGGCTTCCCGCGCGACGCCCACCCGATGGCGATGCTGTCGTCCGTGGTCAGCGCGCTGTCGACGTTCTACCAGGACAGCCACAACCCGTTCGACGAGAAGCAGCGTCACCTCTCGACGATCCGCCTTCTCGCCAAGCTTCCGACGATCGCGGCCTACGCGTACAAGAAGTCGCAGGGCCACCCGGTCGTCTACCCGCGCAACGACCTCGGCTACGTCGAGAACTTCCTGCGCATGACGTTCTCGGTGCCCGCCGCCGAGTACGAGCTGGACCCGGTCGTGGTCAACGCTCTCGACAAGCTCCTGATCCTGCACGCGGACCACGAGCAGAACTGTTCGACGTCCACCGTGCGTCTGGTCGGCTCCTCGCAGGCGAACATGTTCGCCTCGATCTCCGCCGGCATCTCGGCTCTGTGGGGCCCGCTGCACGGCGGCGCCAACCAGTCGGTCCTGGAGATGCTCGAGGGCATCCAGGCCTCCGGCGGCGACGTCGACACCTTCATCCGCAAGGTGAAGAACAAGGAAGACGGCGTGAAGCTCATGGGCTTCGGGCACCGCGTCTACAAGAACTTCGACCCCCGGGCGAAGATCATCAAGGCGGCGGCGCACGACGTCCTCTCGGCGCTCGGCAAGTCCGACGAGCTGCTCGACATCGCGCTGAAGCTGGAAGAGCACGCGCTGGCCGACGACTACTTCGTCGAGCGCAAGCTCTACCCGAACGTCGACTTCTACACGGGCCTCATCTACCGCGCGATGGGCTTCCCGACCGAGATGTTCACGGTCCTGTTCGCCCTCGGCCGGCTGCCGGGCTGGATCGCCCAGTGGCACGAGATGATCAAGGAGCCGGGTTCGCGCATCGGCCGCCCGCGCCAGATCTACACGGGTGAGGTCCTCCGCGACTTCGTCCCCGTCGAGGGTCGCTGA
- a CDS encoding heavy metal translocating P-type ATPase has protein sequence MNEVELAVGGMTCASCSSRIEKKLNRMEGVTATVNLATEKAKVSFGETEDGAAVEVAQLIALVEKLGYTAEEIVPPPPEPLDAAPDGGPAPTTADITEPDTLRQRLIVSAVLSLPVVLLAMVPALQFDFWQWLSLTLAAPVVVWGGLPFHRAAFTNLRHGAATMDTLVSVGTLAAFGWSLWALFVGDAGMPGMRHGFDFTASPGDGASTVYLEVAAGVVTFILLGRWLEARSKRKAGSALRALLELGAKDVAVLRDGTERRVPVGQLAVGDRFVVRPGETVATDGTVDEGASAVDASMLTGESVPVDVGVGAAVTGGTVNVSGRLVVRATRVGSDTQLARMARLVEDAQTGKARVQRLADRIAGVFVPTVLLIAVGTLGGWLGATGDATAAFTAAVAVLIIACPCALGLATPTALMVGTGRGAQLGILIKGPEVLESTRRVDTVVLDKTGTVTTGRMELTDVHVVGDTQEQLLLRLAGALEHASEHPVARAVTAGAAERLGLDAGELPVPERFENVAGAGVRGTVDGHEVVAGRERLLAEAGVTGLEAVAKLRDDAEAAGRTAVLVAWDGAARGVLAVADAVKETSAEAVGELRSLGLTPVLLTGDNKAVARTVADAVGIAPDAVFAEVLPQDKVDVVRRLQGEGKVVAMVGDGVNDAAALATADLGLAMGTGTDSAIEASDLTLVRGDLRVAADAIRLSRKTLATIKGNLFWAFGYNVAALPLAAAGLLNPMIAGAAMAFSSVFVVTNSLRLRTFR, from the coding sequence ATGAACGAAGTCGAACTCGCCGTCGGCGGGATGACCTGCGCCTCCTGCTCGTCGCGCATCGAGAAGAAGCTGAACCGCATGGAGGGCGTGACCGCCACGGTCAATCTCGCCACGGAGAAGGCGAAGGTCTCGTTCGGCGAGACCGAGGACGGCGCGGCGGTCGAGGTCGCCCAGCTGATCGCACTGGTCGAGAAGCTCGGCTACACGGCCGAGGAGATCGTGCCGCCCCCGCCGGAGCCCCTCGACGCCGCCCCCGACGGCGGCCCGGCCCCCACCACCGCCGACATCACCGAGCCCGACACCCTGCGGCAGCGCCTGATCGTCTCCGCGGTCCTGTCGCTGCCCGTCGTGCTGCTCGCGATGGTCCCCGCCCTGCAGTTCGACTTCTGGCAGTGGCTCTCGCTGACGCTGGCCGCGCCGGTGGTCGTGTGGGGCGGACTGCCCTTCCACCGCGCCGCGTTCACCAACCTGCGGCACGGGGCCGCGACGATGGACACGCTGGTCTCCGTCGGCACGCTCGCCGCGTTCGGCTGGTCACTGTGGGCGCTGTTCGTCGGGGACGCGGGGATGCCCGGGATGCGGCACGGCTTCGACTTCACGGCCTCGCCGGGCGACGGCGCCTCGACCGTCTACCTCGAAGTCGCCGCGGGCGTCGTCACGTTCATCCTGCTCGGCCGCTGGCTGGAGGCCCGCTCCAAGCGGAAGGCGGGCTCCGCGCTGCGCGCCCTGCTCGAACTGGGCGCCAAGGACGTGGCGGTCCTGCGGGACGGCACGGAGCGGCGCGTGCCGGTGGGGCAACTGGCGGTCGGGGACCGGTTCGTCGTACGTCCCGGGGAGACCGTCGCGACCGACGGCACCGTCGACGAGGGCGCCTCAGCCGTCGACGCCTCCATGCTGACCGGCGAGTCCGTGCCCGTCGACGTGGGCGTCGGCGCCGCCGTGACCGGAGGCACCGTGAACGTCTCCGGGCGCCTCGTCGTCCGGGCGACCCGCGTCGGCTCCGACACCCAACTCGCGCGGATGGCGCGGCTCGTGGAGGACGCACAGACCGGCAAGGCGCGGGTCCAGCGCCTCGCCGACCGGATCGCCGGCGTCTTCGTGCCCACGGTGCTCCTCATCGCCGTCGGCACGCTCGGCGGCTGGCTCGGCGCCACGGGCGACGCGACCGCCGCGTTCACCGCCGCCGTCGCCGTCCTGATCATCGCCTGCCCCTGCGCGCTCGGCCTCGCCACACCGACCGCCCTCATGGTCGGCACCGGCCGGGGTGCCCAACTCGGCATCCTCATCAAGGGCCCCGAGGTCCTGGAGTCCACGCGCCGCGTCGACACCGTCGTCCTGGACAAGACGGGGACGGTGACGACGGGCCGGATGGAGCTGACGGACGTCCACGTCGTCGGGGACACCCAGGAGCAGCTGCTGCTCCGCCTCGCGGGCGCCCTGGAGCACGCCTCCGAGCATCCGGTGGCCCGCGCCGTCACGGCGGGCGCCGCCGAGCGCCTCGGCCTCGACGCCGGCGAGCTGCCGGTACCGGAGCGGTTCGAGAACGTCGCCGGGGCCGGGGTGCGCGGCACGGTGGACGGGCACGAGGTGGTCGCCGGGCGCGAACGGCTCCTGGCGGAGGCCGGGGTGACGGGCCTGGAGGCCGTGGCCAAGCTGCGGGACGACGCGGAGGCCGCCGGGCGCACGGCCGTCCTGGTCGCCTGGGACGGCGCCGCACGCGGCGTCCTGGCCGTCGCGGACGCCGTGAAGGAGACCAGTGCGGAGGCGGTGGGCGAGCTGCGGTCGCTCGGCCTGACGCCGGTGCTGCTCACGGGCGACAACAAGGCCGTCGCCCGGACGGTCGCCGACGCGGTGGGGATCGCGCCGGACGCGGTGTTCGCGGAGGTGCTGCCGCAGGACAAGGTCGATGTAGTACGGCGACTTCAGGGGGAGGGCAAGGTCGTGGCGATGGTCGGGGACGGTGTGAACGACGCGGCCGCGCTCGCCACCGCCGATCTGGGCCTCGCGATGGGCACCGGCACGGACTCGGCGATCGAGGCGAGCGACCTGACGTTGGTGCGCGGGGACTTGCGGGTCGCGGCCGACGCCATCAGGCTCTCCCGGAAGACCCTCGCCACCATCAAGGGCAATCTCTTCTGGGCCTTCGGCTACAACGTCGCCGCACTGCCGCTCGCCGCCGCCGGTCTCCTCAATCCGATGATCGCGGGGGCCGCGATGGCCTTCTCGTCGGTCTTCGTGGTCACCAACAGTCTTCGGTTGAGGACGTTCAGATAA
- a CDS encoding heavy-metal-associated domain-containing protein, translating to MSAHTELPQAASETNGSCCSPSGSCHSDDAAAPQGAVTTVYEVTGMTCGHCEGAVSAEISEIAGVTSVKAVAATGLVTVDSEAPLDEAAVRAAVDEAGYELAGVKA from the coding sequence ATGAGCGCCCACACCGAGCTCCCGCAGGCCGCTTCCGAGACGAACGGGTCCTGCTGCTCCCCCAGCGGGTCCTGCCACTCCGACGACGCCGCCGCTCCGCAGGGCGCCGTCACCACCGTGTACGAGGTGACGGGCATGACCTGTGGGCACTGCGAGGGCGCGGTGTCCGCCGAGATCTCGGAGATCGCGGGCGTCACCTCCGTCAAGGCGGTCGCCGCCACGGGCCTGGTCACCGTGGACTCCGAGGCCCCGCTGGACGAGGCCGCGGTGCGCGCCGCCGTCGACGAGGCGGGCTACGAGCTGGCCGGCGTCAAGGCCTGA
- a CDS encoding MerR family transcriptional regulator translates to MTDRRLWSYKEIAAHIRVQPDTVRSYRKHGLLPDPDHVEGGKPYWYADTVRAWVAARPGNRGRRG, encoded by the coding sequence ATGACCGACCGCAGGCTCTGGTCGTACAAGGAGATCGCCGCGCACATCCGTGTGCAGCCCGACACGGTCCGCTCGTACCGCAAGCACGGGCTGCTGCCCGACCCCGACCACGTCGAGGGCGGCAAGCCCTACTGGTACGCGGACACCGTCCGCGCCTGGGTGGCGGCCAGGCCCGGCAACCGGGGACGCAGGGGCTGA
- a CDS encoding sugar phosphate isomerase/epimerase family protein: protein MTTLSRIRIGSAPDSWGVWFPEDPRQVPWRRFLDEVAESGYEWIELGPYGYLPTDPAELTAETARRGLKVSAGTVFTGLHHGPAVWDRTWAHVADNAALAQAMGAEHLVVIPSFWRDDKSGEVLEDRVLTPAQWRELTTQTERLAHEVRERYGLRVVVHPHADTHIDTEENVTRFLDATDADLVSLCLDTGHYAYCGGDSVKLIETYGERIGYLHLKQVDPAVLAEVRAEEVPFGPAVARGVMCEPPAGVPALEPVLAAAQKLGVELFAIVEQDMYPCDPGKPLPIARRTRSFLRSCGA from the coding sequence ATGACGACGCTGTCTCGCATCCGGATCGGTTCGGCGCCCGACTCGTGGGGCGTGTGGTTTCCCGAGGACCCGCGACAGGTCCCGTGGCGGCGCTTCCTCGACGAGGTCGCCGAGTCCGGGTACGAGTGGATCGAGCTCGGACCGTACGGCTATCTGCCGACCGACCCGGCCGAACTGACCGCCGAGACGGCGCGCCGCGGCCTCAAGGTGTCCGCGGGCACGGTCTTCACGGGGCTGCACCACGGGCCCGCCGTCTGGGACAGGACCTGGGCGCACGTGGCGGACAACGCGGCGCTCGCGCAGGCCATGGGCGCCGAGCACCTCGTCGTCATCCCGTCCTTCTGGCGCGACGACAAGAGCGGCGAGGTCCTGGAGGACCGCGTCCTCACGCCCGCGCAATGGCGCGAACTGACCACCCAGACCGAGCGCCTGGCCCACGAGGTCCGCGAGCGCTACGGCCTGCGGGTCGTGGTCCACCCGCACGCGGACACGCACATCGACACCGAGGAGAACGTCACCCGTTTCCTCGACGCCACCGATGCGGACCTCGTCTCGCTCTGCCTGGACACCGGGCACTACGCGTACTGCGGGGGCGACAGCGTCAAGCTCATCGAGACGTACGGCGAGCGGATCGGCTATCTGCACCTCAAGCAGGTCGACCCGGCGGTGCTCGCCGAGGTGCGGGCCGAGGAGGTGCCGTTCGGGCCCGCGGTGGCGCGCGGGGTGATGTGCGAGCCGCCCGCCGGGGTGCCCGCCCTGGAGCCCGTCCTCGCCGCGGCGCAGAAGCTGGGGGTCGAGCTCTTCGCCATCGTGGAGCAGGACATGTACCCGTGCGACCCCGGCAAGCCGCTGCCGATCGCCCGCCGCACCCGCTCGTTCCTGAGGTCCTGCGGCGCGTAG